In Triticum urartu cultivar G1812 chromosome 6, Tu2.1, whole genome shotgun sequence, the following proteins share a genomic window:
- the LOC125517327 gene encoding protein RGF1 INDUCIBLE TRANSCRIPTION FACTOR 1, whose product MHQQAMWKPAWLEALSTEKFFVACPFHEHAKKNEKNICCLDCCTSICPHCVSTHRVHRLLQVRRYVYHDVVRLEDLEKLIDCSGVQSYTINSSKVVFLKKRPQNRQFKGSGNICTSCDRSLQEPYFYCSLDCKVEYILRKKKDLSAYLRPCKTLQLGPDFFIPHDADDETTQSTLVDADEPMGSSDSDNLSIPYTNFVRKKRSGPYICARSANRVSDDDMATNMSRRKGVPQRSPLC is encoded by the exons ATG CATCAGCAGGCAATGTGGAAGCCAGCATGGTTAGAGGCCCTCAGCACAGAGAAGTTCTTCGTGGCATGCCCCTTCCATGAGCACGCCAAGAAGAACGAGAAGAACATATGCTGCCTTGACTGCTGCACCAGCATCTGCCCACACTGTGTGTCGACACACCGGGTACACCGGCTCCTGCAGGTCCGGCGATATGTCTACCATGACGTCGTTCGGCTGGAGGACCTTGAGAAGCTTATTGACTGTTCCGGTGTTCAG TCATACACGATTAACAGCTCTAAGGTCGTTTTCCTGAAGAAGAGACCACAGAATAGGCAATTTAAGGGGTCAGGGAATATTTGCACCTCCTGCGACAGGAGCCTTCAAGAGCCCTATTTCTACTGCTCTCTGGATTGCAAG GTTGAGTACATATTACGGAAGAAGAAAGACTTGTCAGCATACCTGCGTCCATGCAAGACCTTGCAGCTTGGTCCTGACTTCTTCATTCCTCATGACGCTGATGATGAGACAACCCAATCAACACTTGTTGATGCTGATGAGCCTATGGGATCATCAGACTCCGATAATTTGAGCATACCATACACAAATTTTGTCCGGAAGAAGCGCAGCGGACCATATATCTGTGCACGATCTGCAAACCGGGTCTCTGACGATGACATGGCCACAAACATGAGCAGAAGGAAAGGGGTGCCTCAACGATCACCTTTGTGCTAA